Part of the Fusobacterium perfoetens genome is shown below.
CTCAAAAGGTTTAGAACTTCATTCAAAAGAAAATATCTGCTATACATATATAAGTGTAGTGGCTCAAGAAAACGGAGTTGTAAAAACTGGATCTCATTTTCAAATAGGTAGAGATTTTTCAAAATTTGACTACAAAACATTAAGTGAAGTTGCTGTAAAAAGAGCTTTAAATAAATCTGGAGCTATAACTCTTTCTGAAGTTCCTAAAACTTGTGTCATTGAAAATCTTGCTTTTTCATCTCTTCTTGGAGCTATGAGCAATATTTTTTCTGCTGAGGCAGTTCAAAAAAATATATCTAAACTAAAAGGAAAATTAAATGAAGCTGTTGCATCTTCTATTGTTACCTTAGTAGATGATCCATTTCTTAAAGATGGTCTAGCAAATTCATCTTTTGATGATGAGGGAGTTCCTACATCATATAAAGAGATAATTCAAGATGGTATTTTAAAAACTTATCTATATAATCTAAAGACAGCCTATAAAGATGGAGTTTCTTCAACAGGTAATGGAGTAAAAGGTAGCTATAAAGGAACTGTTGGTATCTCATCTTTTAATCTATATATAAAACCAAGTAGTAAATCTTTTGATAAGATGATAGAAAATATTAAAGAGGGAATATTTATCACTGACTTTGCTGGTCTTCACTCTGGACTTAATACTATTTCTGGAGATTTTTCTTTGGCTGGAGAGGGATTTTATATAAAAGACGGTAAGATCGATAGACCTTTAAATCAAATTACAATTTCTGGTAACTTTTTTGAACTTCTAAAAAATATTAAAGATATAGCTAATGATATTAAATTTTCTTTTTCATCAGTTGGTTCTCCATCAATTATGGTCGAGGGATTAAAAGTAGTAGCTGATTAATAAATTAATATAAAAAAATAATAATTTTATTAATAAAATCTTAAAAAATAGTACCTAGAACTAATAGAGAGCATTCAACTGATAAGGTTTGGTTTACAAAAAGTTTTTATAGTGAATCGATACTAAGTTACAAATATATAAATATAAAAATAAACTAGTTTGAAATATAAAATTATATAGAAATATATTTAAAATAATGTTATAATATCATAAGATTAGATATATTTTTATAAGCAAAATAAACATTAAATATGTTACGAGGATATAAATATGGAAAAAATTATAGATAACAATGGAATAGAATTAAAAAAAATTATATGTGATCTGCAAAATTCTTTTTCTTTTCCAGAAAATTTTCCAAATATAAATAAGAAAACATTAAAACATTACGATTTTAATGAAGTATGTGAATATACAATACAGTTCTTTGAAAATATTGATGATAATTTAGAGATTTTAATTAAATATTTAAAAAGTAATTTAAGCGAAGATATTAAATTTACATATAGATTTAAAACAGAAGAATCTTTTAAAATGAAATGGGAAAAATATCTAATTTTTGAAAAAAAATTTTATAAAGCATGTAATGATTTGTTAGGTGTAAGATTTATTGTAAAATGTAACGAAAGAGAATTAAAAGAAAAATTAAAGATTTTTTACAATGATGAAAATTGTAAAATAATTAATTTTTATGAAAATAATAAAAAAACGAATGATGATGGTTATAGAGGAATTCATATTTATTTTAGGTATAACAAAAATTCTTTTCCGATAGAATTTCAATTTTGGACAAGAAAAGATGCAATATTACATTTTTATACACATGAAATAATTTATAAAAGCACACAAGATAAAGAGTTTTGGAATTATTCTAAAAGATTGAGAGAATGGTTAGATACAATTCCAGAGTCTCCAGCTAATTTAGAAATAGATTATGTAAATTATTTATATGATATTTTTAATAAGGAAAAATAAGGAGGGATTAAGATGTCTAAAACTTATTTATTTGTAAGAGAAACAGGAATATCAGGAACTAAAATAGTAGAAACAACAAGAAAAGAAGCAATACAATATATAAAAAAAAATAGAGGAACAGCAGGAAAACAAATAGGAATTCTTGGTGGAAATGATTATAATACAGTAAAGTCTGTATATGGAGAATATGCTCCTTTTGAAAAAATATCTGATATATCAAAATTATAAAAAATAAACCAAATAAAAAAAGCTGAGTAAACATTTTTTTAAATGTTACTCAACTTTTTTTATTTATTATGCTCTTCTAAGAATTAGAAGTTGTAAGTCCATCCTACACAGAATTCTCCATAGTAGTCATCAGCTTTAGTAACATTTACTAAACCATCATATTTGTTGAAGTCATATCTATAGTATCCATCAACTGTTAAGTTTTGTGTTAAATCATAAGCTGCTGATAAAACTGCTACGTGTTTGTTATTTTCATATTCTTCATATTTTTTATCTTTGTTTAATTCTTTATGTTCTGATGCAAATTGATACCAATATTCAGCACCTAATCTGAAGTTATCTGTAGAATATAGATCTAACATTAATCTAACTTGGTGATCTGCAAAGTGTTCATCTCCAGATCCTAATTCTTCTTCTCCTTCAAAATAGTATCCTAAAGCAACTGGTCCATATTTAACAATAACTGGCATTGCTTCTAAGTACCAAGCGTCGCTTGATTTGTTATCATAGTTTACAAAAGCTGGTGTTGCCCATCCTGAAACTATTCCATAGTTATAAGACACTGGTATATAGAATTTTTCTATATCTTCTTCTGTTCTCCATTTTAATCCAACTGCAAAGTTTTCAAAATGTCTAGTAGCTGATAAGTCAACTCTATGTCCTGATGATTTCATTCCTGCACCAGTTGTATCATTATTTTCGTGATCATCTATTGAAGCTGACCAAGTTTTTCTTGCCATTAATTCAAATGTCCAATTATCTCCAATTGCTAATCCAACTGTATTTGCAAAATGAACATCCCCTATATCAGCTTGTCCTCTTCCGTTTGCATTTGAATCATTGTCTATTTCTAAAGATTGACCAATTGAAGTTACTCTTAACACTGGAGCTGCTTTTACTTCAACAACTTCTTCTACTACAGGTGCTTCTTCAACAACTGGAGCTGCTTCTGGCATAACTTCTTTTGCATAAGATACAGATGCTACTGATAATGCTGCTAATAATAATGCTAATTTTTTCATATAAATTTCCTCCTCTTCATTTCTAATTATTAATTAGTTTTAATAATATATATTGTATCACATTTTTTTCAAATGTAAATATTTTTTATATTTCCCTTAAAAGTTCTATAGTATTTTTTTCTCCTGCTTTTATAGCTGGAATAGTTCCCATAATTATTCCAACTACAAGTGATATAACAAGACTTATAAATGTATCTCCAATGCTAAAAATAGGATATATATTTATAATCTTTCCAACAAATACCGAAAATATTATTCCTAAGATAAGTCCTACAATAGAACCTATAAAAGATATAATCACTCCTTCTGTTATAAACATAATAACCATATCTTTTGAATTCATTCCCATAGCTCTTAAGATTCCCATATGACCTGTTCTAGCTCTAATATTTGAACCTATAAGATTCATTATTCCAAGTCCACCTATTCCTAGAGAGATCACAGATAAGATTCCTAAAGTCATAGAAACAATATTTTTTATTTTTTCTACTCTTTTATAAACTTCTGGTGTCTCCAAAATTTGAATATCACCATAAAGACCTCTGTCTTGCCTAAATTTATTAAGAATAATTGGAATATACTCCTCTGCATCTTCCCCTTTTTCAAATGAGATAACTATTTCAGAAAAATTTCTTTCTCCAAATATTCTCTCATATGTATCTTGAGAAAGGATAATTCTATTCCCTTTTCTCATAAGTTCCAAAGGATTTTTTTCTTCATACAACCCTTTTATTAAAAACCTGTCCCTATAGGTTCCTATAGAAAGTTCTAATGTATCTCCTACTTTTGCATTTTCAAATTGATTTTTATCAACAATTACTTCTCTATCATTTAGATGTGGTAAATCTAATATATCAAAAACTCTCTCTGGATAACCAATATAAATATTGTCATCTGTATAACTTCTTGCTTTTGGAAATAGTGCGTATTCAACAAAAGGATAATTTTCAAGTATTCTTATATCCCTTTGATTAAAACTATTTCCCCCTATCATTATTCTATTATCTCCAATAGCTGAAAGATTTGTATTTATAATATTTTCCCCACCAGCTCCCAAAGATAATGTCATTATAAGAGAGATTATTCCGCATAAAACCCCTAAGAAAGGAAAAATAGCTCTTTTTATATTCCCCAAAAGCATTTTATAAGCTAACCAAAAAGTCATATTATTCCACAACCTTTACTTTATCTCCGTTTTTTATCTTAAATGGATTTACTACTACTTTAGTTCCAACAGGTAAATCTAAGATTTCATAAGAGCTTGTCGTTCTTCCTCCAACTTTAACCTCTTGTTTTCTAGCAACTCCATTTTCTACAACATATACATAATATGTTCCGTCAGATTCCATTACAGAGAATGAATCTACTACAGGAACATTTGTTTTTACCTTACCAGCAATCTCTACATCTGTTACGAAACCTGGTCTTAAATCATTTTCTCCCTTAACAGAAATTTCTACATCAACAACTTTATCCTTTCCACTTCTAACATCTCTAGCAGCAGAAGAGATTCTTTCTACAGTACCTAAATACTCTTTATTTCCATCTAACTCTCTTGATATTATTTTTGCCTCTTGACCTTTTTCTATAGTATTAGCTTGATATAAAGGGACTTCTACATTTATTCTGCTTCCTCCTTTAGTAGAAATAGCTAAAAGTCTTTCTCCCTCTCTTGTTATAGCTCCTTCAACTACATCAAGTTTTACTACAACACCATCTATTGGAGCTTTTAATGGAGCTTTTAATTGTTCCTCTCTTTTTCTTAAAGTTTCCTCTTGAAGCTTTAACTTTTCAAGTTGAGATCTAAGTTTTGCTTCTTCTATATTTAGCTCTCTTTTTAAACTTTCATATCCAACTACCATAAGGTTATATTTATCTCTATTTAATCCTAATTCAACTTTTAAATTATCATAGGCTTGTTGTCTTTTTTCAGCTTCAATAGATGAAACCCCATCTTTTTTTAGAAGTTCAGCAAAGACTTTTGCTTCTCTTTCAAGTGTAGGAAGTTTTTTAGCATCTGCATTTATAGCTTCTTCTAACTCTTTTATCTCTAATTCTCTTTTATCAAGTTCTAATTTTAATGTTCCTGATTCTAAGTCTGCTACTTGAAGATTAATATCTTTCAAATCAAGAGCATTCATTTTTATAGCTTTTTCATTTTCAAGGATACTTTTGTTACTGAATACTAAAAGATCTGTTCCTTTAGATACTTCCTCTCCCTCTTTTATTAAAACTCTTTCTACAACAGCAGGAGCTTCGATATATACAGGAACTAACTCTCCAGGAACTACTGTCCCAGAATATAAACTTGAATCAGCTAGTCTTCCAATAGCTACTTCTGTTACTTTAACAGGAGTTTTTCTTCCTATACCACTTTTAAAAATAAATATTCCTGCTACAGCTATGACTGCCACAGCACCTATTATTTTTTTATTCATAACTTCTCCCTTTATTATCTATATAAGTTTTCTAATTGAATTACAGCCAAAACTAATTTTCTTTGAATTGCATAATATTCTTCTTGAGCTTGTCTATAAGCATTTACAGAGTTTAAATAATCATATGTAGTAATAAGTTGATTTTCATATCTCATACTATCTATGTTCATATTTTCTCTAAGAAGATCTACTTTCTTTTGGTTAGCATTTGCTTGACCATATAATGAATCTATTTCATTGATTTTATTTTCAATATCAAGTTGAATTTCTTTTACATTTTCATCGTGCATTAATTGAGCTTTTTTAAGTTCATATTTCTTTTGGTTAACAGAATCTAAAGTTCCTCCCCAAGCAAAATAATATCTAAATCCTACTTCTAATAAGTTTTCATCTGTAGGATCTGAATATTCTCTCTTATCTTTATCCCATTCTTTAAAAGTATAAGTATCTTTTAAATAGAAAGTAGGATATAAATCAGCTTTTGCTATTTTAAGATCATATTCAGCATTTTTTAATTTTAATTTTTCAGCTTGAACTAAATGAGTATTATCTATATTTCTATCAGCATATTTTGAAGCATCAGCTCTATCTCCAAGATATTCTCCTGCTAATATATCCTTACCTGTTATCTTAGTATCAAGTGGTAGATTTAATATTCTATTTAAGTCCCCTGTTCTTTGTTTTTCAAGTCTTGCATTTTCTAAGTTAAGACTTCTATATCTTTCAATATCAGCTTCTACTTTTAAAAGCTCAGATTTTGGAACTATTTTTCCACCTTTGTAAAGCCCTTGTAATCTTCCTTTTTGTTTATCCATTGCTTTTACAGCATTATTTATTATTTCAGATTGTTTTTGATAATTTAAT
Proteins encoded:
- a CDS encoding TldD/PmbA family protein, yielding MEKNIFIDKLFEKASLKGIDEFEIYFLSNLNTSIKIYQGKIENFSNNQNQGISFRGMVDGKMGYSYSESMEDEDIDFLINEVIENASCIESLDKQFIYGEKANYTDTITYSSAIENLDTDLVKDFLIKMEEYALSIDERVKKVNFCSFAMGSGEKIIKNSKGLELHSKENICYTYISVVAQENGVVKTGSHFQIGRDFSKFDYKTLSEVAVKRALNKSGAITLSEVPKTCVIENLAFSSLLGAMSNIFSAEAVQKNISKLKGKLNEAVASSIVTLVDDPFLKDGLANSSFDDEGVPTSYKEIIQDGILKTYLYNLKTAYKDGVSSTGNGVKGSYKGTVGISSFNLYIKPSSKSFDKMIENIKEGIFITDFAGLHSGLNTISGDFSLAGEGFYIKDGKIDRPLNQITISGNFFELLKNIKDIANDIKFSFSSVGSPSIMVEGLKVVAD
- a CDS encoding ABC transporter permease, encoding MTFWLAYKMLLGNIKRAIFPFLGVLCGIISLIMTLSLGAGGENIINTNLSAIGDNRIMIGGNSFNQRDIRILENYPFVEYALFPKARSYTDDNIYIGYPERVFDILDLPHLNDREVIVDKNQFENAKVGDTLELSIGTYRDRFLIKGLYEEKNPLELMRKGNRIILSQDTYERIFGERNFSEIVISFEKGEDAEEYIPIILNKFRQDRGLYGDIQILETPEVYKRVEKIKNIVSMTLGILSVISLGIGGLGIMNLIGSNIRARTGHMGILRAMGMNSKDMVIMFITEGVIISFIGSIVGLILGIIFSVFVGKIINIYPIFSIGDTFISLVISLVVGIIMGTIPAIKAGEKNTIELLREI
- a CDS encoding efflux RND transporter periplasmic adaptor subunit — encoded protein: MNKKIIGAVAVIAVAGIFIFKSGIGRKTPVKVTEVAIGRLADSSLYSGTVVPGELVPVYIEAPAVVERVLIKEGEEVSKGTDLLVFSNKSILENEKAIKMNALDLKDINLQVADLESGTLKLELDKRELEIKELEEAINADAKKLPTLEREAKVFAELLKKDGVSSIEAEKRQQAYDNLKVELGLNRDKYNLMVVGYESLKRELNIEEAKLRSQLEKLKLQEETLRKREEQLKAPLKAPIDGVVVKLDVVEGAITREGERLLAISTKGGSRINVEVPLYQANTIEKGQEAKIISRELDGNKEYLGTVERISSAARDVRSGKDKVVDVEISVKGENDLRPGFVTDVEIAGKVKTNVPVVDSFSVMESDGTYYVYVVENGVARKQEVKVGGRTTSSYEILDLPVGTKVVVNPFKIKNGDKVKVVE
- a CDS encoding TolC family protein → MKLQKLILPVAYLSLFGISYSVELELDEVISRAKVESSEIKIQGMNTEIQKKGKNKALKNLILPPVNLSQEENWNHIKEEGIGIRKLEMGVPLFMGGKNLNSYRKAKNNLELAYKEEIFAENRAVEKAVGAYFDILNYQKQSEIINNAVKAMDKQKGRLQGLYKGGKIVPKSELLKVEADIERYRSLNLENARLEKQRTGDLNRILNLPLDTKITGKDILAGEYLGDRADASKYADRNIDNTHLVQAEKLKLKNAEYDLKIAKADLYPTFYLKDTYTFKEWDKDKREYSDPTDENLLEVGFRYYFAWGGTLDSVNQKKYELKKAQLMHDENVKEIQLDIENKINEIDSLYGQANANQKKVDLLRENMNIDSMRYENQLITTYDYLNSVNAYRQAQEEYYAIQRKLVLAVIQLENLYR